One Aegilops tauschii subsp. strangulata cultivar AL8/78 chromosome 2, Aet v6.0, whole genome shotgun sequence genomic window, GGGGGTGGAGAGAAAGCAACGGCTGCCGTCCCCTGCCTGCCACTCAACTGCAACTCAACCAGTCAGTCGCCATTACTCTTGTTTCTCATCACCCACCGCGAGCGCGAAGCAGGAGGAGCGGAGGAGCAGCACCATGCTGGGGCATCTGGTCGGGCTGGTGAAGGTGCGGGTGACGCGCGGGGTGAACCTCGCCATCCGCGACCTCCGCTCCAGCGACCCCTACGTCGTCGTCCGCATGGGCAAGCAGGTTCGTTCCGTCTCGGTCTCGAGCTCCTCTCTTTTCCCCTTCTCTCGCTGTGCAGATGCACCGTCGATCTGCCCGTCGATTCCGCGAATTTTAGTcctcttttggaaagaattaatcGCCTCTCCGCGGTCCCCGTTCTGGAGTGTTCTCCTCCTGATTATTCTCGCCCGCTGTAATATTTCGCAGAAGCTGAAGACGCGAGTGGTGAGAAAGAGCATCAATCCGGAGTGGAACGACGAGCTGACCCTCTCCATCGAAGATCCCACCATTCCTGTCAAACTGGTATGCGTTCCATTCTCTTTCCCCCTTTTCCCTCTCTCGTGCCTCAGCAATTCAACTGATTTTTGGGAAAATTTCCTAGTAAATCGAATCGTGAAACGCAATCAATTTTCTCCCtgcaaaaaagagagagaaagaaaaataatGTGATGCCTTTGCGCAAAAGGAAAGGAAGGTGAACATTCTGGAAACGCGGGGTACAGTACAGACAAGCAGATGGTAACTGGCTGAGAGACAGCTGCCTGACAACCCAttgcttcttgttcttcttcaggacgTGTTCGACAAGGACACATTCTTCGACGACCCGATGGGCAACGCGGAGCTGGACATCGGGCCGCTGGTGGAGGCCGCGACGATGAGGATCCAGCTGCAGGGCGTCGCCGACAACTCGGTTGTCAAGAAGCTGGTGCCCAACCGGCAGAACTGCCTCGCGGAGGAGAGCGCCATATACCTGTCCGAGGGCACGGTGAAGCAGGACGTGGTGCTCAGGCTCAGGAACGTGGAGTGCGGGGAGGTCGAGCTGCAGCTCCAGTGGATCGACATCCCCGGCTCCAAGGGCGCATCAGGCTTTTAAATTCCATAATTAGCTCTGCACTCTCTGCTGCCTGCAGAGTTCTTTCTCAAGTGAAAAGCTGGGGTAAATTATGTTTAGAATCGAAGCTTAAGCTAGGATTTAGATGTTGCGATAGTATGGCCGCCGTCAGTGTGGTCGAACTTCCTAAGACGGACCGAAGAAAGAAAGAGCTGATGGCAGGGGCGTAAAGCGTGTAAGGATTCCATCCTCCTTGCTTGATGTGCTCTGCATCTGCAATCCGGAGAGCAAAGGCTACAATGTGCTGATCAGTCTTGGCATTTCCGAACCTTGGTTGCCGATGCTAGTCAGTCGGTGATGGGTGATTAATCGCAGTTGCAGGATCGAAGAGTAGGTCTGGTTTCTAAAGGAGAATTTCCTTTTGTTTCAGGGAAATTTCTGCGGTGATCTTGATTTGCAGCGCGTAACGATATGCAACTTGTGTGTTTAGACGCGTAATGCTCACAGACTTGAACACCGTCTTGACTTGCTCGTCAAACCATGCTTGCatattactccctctgtaaactaatatcaGATCATTTAGATcattaaagtagtgatctaaacaatCTTATTTAGATGTTATAATTATGCATACGAAATTACTGTCCACAGACGCTTTGCGGGACGATTTTCACAAGACCTTGTGATCGATGGGTACGGCCCACGTGAACCAAGGTGAAATCAGGCACATCCCATCGTTTGTGTAGCAGTTCTTAGCAGTTCTCTTATGCATATGTAATTCAGAACTCAGACCATTACGAAAAGTAGGCATGAAGATTGAAGACTACATTTCTTAAAGAGGATTCAGGGTTCATAGATCAACGCATATACTGTATTCTCGTGGTACGACTGTTGGTGCTTCTTCTCACATGCATTAAACCAGAATAGTACAATGATGGCAAAACCCGCTGAGGTCGTCGAATCTTGAACTTCGCGCCATGGCCAATCCGGCCTCCCCTGCCATGGACGCTCGGACCTCCCCCTTCGTTTTATATTAGAACCGGGTTACACATGAAGGCTGAAACATGTAGCCTTTCACATACAGCAAGTACAATTGTAGCCTTATACACATATCAACAACAATTTTAACATACTCCACGTTGGCAGTTTGAACTTGAGTCTTCTCTTGATGCTCACTCACAtgtgttagaataaatccgaggcataccgttgatcatccgaggaccaagcaatcacacgagcacgacaccgagatttgttaacgaggttcaccgatatggctacatccccggggcttgactacgggcgctcctccccgtgacaccgtcacaataccgcacaccggccacccgggcgccggcacacgccgccggctcccccttgcgcgcctgtgctattatgttggcataggttacatcgtgtgtctagccccgctatatatgagaggcctaggatacaagtgtcctactaggacacgactccatatcctatctaaacacaatactactcagagtccaactgtaacctaccttgtacacaatgttctgacacaactctaacaaactccaccttggcgaatattctccaccaccttgAATTCGGCGTCAAACTTCCATGTACATTGAACTTGAGCTTATCCCATGAGTACCGCTGCTACTCCAAAGACTCCATATGACTCCACCTACAACTTGTAGTCCCTTCTTTTCTTGACCACAGTCAACACTCGAGCAAAATCAAGTTCCACATTACTCTAGTTTGCGCTCCCAACTTTCAGAGTATCAGTCCAACGCCATCACACACTGATCACTGACCTGCGTGAAAGTGAACATCTCACATATTGGGTGTCCCACataagagttacctgaactcaacaTCACCGCTCCTTTCTTGACCGCCTGTCTGAAACTTGAAGAAATTTCACCGCTACTTGTAGTCATCCCGAATCAAATTCGCAGTTGTCTCACCACATGTATGACCACCAGAGCCCTGGCCCGTCTCCATGTCCTGTGCATGCCGCACGCCTCACCGCTATTATCGCGTTGAGCCTCCGCTGTCCTGGTCGAGTCTCAAGGGTCGCGAACCCACACCACTCAACCCCCACTGCAGAGTACCATTGGTCGTCACCGACCGATGACGAGTTTCACGCTTCCATCAGACCACTGGGCTCCAGTCCGAATTACGTGCCACTCGCTCTTCCCGCTGAATAGGCTTCGATTCTCTGGATCCTTTCACCATAGCCTCTCAatccagctccaccttcaacatgactccatggtagATGATCAGTCCAACCTCGCGCCCCGTCGACTTCAAGCTCCGTGTGTACATCACCTTGAATCAACCCCGCACCATAGTCTTGTCGAAGCCACACAAGCACTCGGGCCTGTGCCACGTGTTTCCACGCCTAGAAGTCGgtcaccatcagcatcacgcaCCTATGTCGTCGTCGCCGATTCCACCACCATCTTCTGTACCAATCGACTTACGTCGATCCGTCAGACTGTCCAGGCCAACTGCCCTATGTGTCTGACCTGAGCTGAACTGTCCTGACTGCAACCATATGCAACTCCTCAAAGCTCTCATCATCCGTCTTAACTGGCTTGACATCTTGCAACGCCTTCAAGCATCCTTGTTGTGCCAACAAAATTTTCACCTTTGTCTGCCGTAACCCAAAGTTTTTAGTTCCGTCGAACGTCTCCACCTCAAACCTGGTACCCATTGGCTCCATGATTCTTTGTACAGGTGCCTGTGAAAAAATACCGAGCACTCTTTTCGTGATCCCCAAGTACACCAAGTATACTAGTTGCAAATCCAACATGATAGCGTCTGGTCTTCACGTGAAGTAGCTCTCTTGCACAAGTTCAAATGCTAGCTTTGCATGCCCAAGTCCTTGCCTTCCCACGTGCTGCATAACACACGACGGATGCTTTCCTTTTGAAGTCTTGAAGTTGCATGTCTACGTCTCGGCCACCAGGAGAACACATCTCCCACGATTGAGTGGTTCCACCTCGTACGTAAAACACGGAGGGGCGATTGAGGTGATCGTCTTGAacgctagggttagggttttgcGAGCGATGGTGGTGTGGATCTCGGTAGCACGGGAGGAGACGGCGGCGGATCTGAACGTGCTGGAACCGGAGTGAGAACCTCCCGACGAGGGGGCAACCATGGCGGATAGGAGAAGAGACGGGCGAAGCAACGCCGagagcggcgacggcggcgggcggaCCTGTGTTGGCGGCAGGAACGAAAGCTCAGAAGACGGCGGCTACACCAAGGGCGCCGACGGTGAAGGAGTCGAAGACACCTGCGACGGGGACGCCACTGGGCTCCCAGAGCAGGCACGCCTCTGTGTCGCCAGGTCTGACGGTCAGATTGGGTGGACTGGTCTTGACGGAGAAGGAAGCGGGTGGCTTTGTATTCAAGGAGCCTGAACATGAGCATGCTAGGCCGGCGAAGTGGTCGGCGATTGGGAAAGCGTTTACCCCTCGTCTGATGAACAAAGTTGCTTTGGAGAAGTCGATGTCGAGGGCTTGGGGCCTGCATAAAGAGGCGCAGTTCAAGGTAATTGGGAGGAACCTGTTTGCAGTGTCGTTTGGGAGCGAGGGAGACTGGAAACATGCACTGAACAACGGCCCGTGGCAATATGATTTTAATGTGCTAGTGCTCAAGGACTATGATGGAGCAACCAGACCATCGGAGATGAGGTTTGAAGCGGTGGACGTTTGGGTAAGGGTTGAAGATCTTCCCCTGGATAGGCGGACGAAGGAGTTTGGGGAAGCACTAGGGAATTGGTTGGGCAAAATTGTGAGGGTGGACGTGGAAAAAGTTGGGTTTGCAAAAGGGTCTGAACTGAGGTTTAGGGTTAAGCTACCAGTGTTCGAGCCGTTGGTGAGGGGGTTCTACCTGAAGAAAACTGAAGATGATGTAGAGAAAACCCGGTTCGACTTTAAGTACGAAAAGATCCAACACTTCTGTTTCGACTGTGGAAGACTGGTCCACGGTGACAAGGGCTGTGTGCCGGCGGCGGACCCTGATCAGCAATGGGGAGAATGGCTTCGGGCATCCCCAGGTCGGTCATGGGGGACAAAAGATGCATCACTCAGGGGGCCCTCGGGCAGTGCAAATAGCTATGGGAGTGTCAGGTCAAGTGAGGGAGATCAGAGGAGGAGGAAATCGGGTACTGTGCGCGATCTACCTACGAAAAGAAACCTGCAGAATGAGTTCACTACACCGGCTGCATCTCGCACTAGCGAGGTTGGCGAGCGGGAGCATGAGGGATCTGGTGCCCACAATCAGCAAATGCAAGGGGGTTCGACGATTCGCGAAAGGGATCTGCGGGATGAGATTGAGCAGAAGAGAGAAAGAGATATGAGGTCGGAGCTCCGACAGAGGCAACAGGAGAAGCAAGCTGAACTGAGGAGCAGGTACAAGAAGTATGGCACACGGGACCATGGGGAAGCTGGATCATCGAGCCAAGTCAGTGGGAGGGAGCGCAGGCAAGGGTATTACGTGAGGAAACCGAGGCCAGAGCACTATGTGGAAAGGCGAACTCCAAATAGTCCCAAGACATTTTGCTCAGATGGAGAGGAAAAGGACACCGAAACAACACTGGGTAGCTAAGGGTGATCTGGATAGACAGGTGGGAATTGATACTTTTGTTCGAGACACGAGGCAGAAAACCGCGTCTGTGTTTGACCGTATTGAAGAGAACAATGGTTCATCGGCGGACCCTCCCAGGACGGAGGGCCGCCGGGAGCAATGAACATTCTAGCTTGGAACTGTCGGGGGTTGGGGTTGGACCCGGCAGTGGGCGAGCTAAGGGACCTGATCAGGTCATACAACCCAACGGTGGTATTCTTGTCTGAAACAAAAAAGACCTCACGTGCTATGGAGAGACTAAAGTGGAGCCTAGGGTTCAGACATGGGGTAGCTGTTAATTGCAATGGCAAGAGTGGGGGGTTAGTGTTGTGGTGGAAGAGTCGGTCGAGGTGACAGTGAGGCCTTGGTGCCAATACTATGTTGACGCACAGATTGTGGCTGACGGGCTCACCTTTAGATTCACTGGAATCTACGGGGAACCGTGTGTGGAGAGAAGGACGAAGACGTGGGAGGTACTTCGCTACCTACGTTCACAAGATAACCTCCCGTGGATTTGCGCGGGGGATTTTAATGAAGCGCTTCTCCAAAAAGAGCAGATTGGTGGTAATCCGAGGAGCTTGAGCCAAATGGCAACTTTTGCGGAATGCTTGTCTGACTGCGGGCTTGCTGATATTGGTTTCTCGGGCTACCCCTTTACTTGGGACAATAAGAGGGACGGCCTTGACAACATACAAGTGCGTTTGGACAGGGCTACTTGCAATGCTGAGTTTGCTCAGCTCTACCCGGCGGTTGAAGTTCTTCATGTTATGACGGAGGAGTCTGACCACTAGGCGCTGGTGGTTAAGGTGCAGATGGCACTGGCTGCGGGGCACCAAGGAGGCCAACGGCCTTTCATGTATGAAGAAGCATGGACCAGGCATGAAGGATACGAAGCAATGATTGCTAGTGCATGGGCCGAAGCGCAAGCAGCCAATCAGGTGAGTGGTGCACTTGGGGCGGCATGCAGTCGCTTCAGGCTCACGTCAAGAGCTATGCAGGTTTGGAGCCGCCAAGTGTTCGGATCTATCAAAAAACAAATAGGCCACTTGAAGGTTCAGTTGGTTGATGCCAAGGAACGTGCTGCTCGGACGGGGTACGGGCAGGAAATCAAAGATATTGAGGATCAATTACATGAGTTATATGAGAGGGAGGAGGTATATTACAAGCAGAGATCCCGAGTGGACTGGCTTACCTATGGAGACCAAAACACTAAGTATTTTCAGAATCGTGCGTCTCACCGCAAGAGGAAAAACACGGTTAAGGCTCTCAAAAGAGAAGATGGATCAAGATGTACTGACGACGAGGGAATGAGGGCGATGGCTGCGCAGTTCTATGTGCAACTCTTTGCATCCGAGGGTTCGCGTGAGGGAGCCAGGGTTTTGCAGCATATTGAAAGTGCGGTCACGGCAGAGATGAATGGTAAGCTGGATGCTCCTTTTACTGACAAGGAAATTGAGGTAGCCCTATTCCAGATGGGCCCTACTAAGGCTCCGGGGCCGGATGGGCTTCCGGCCATGTTCTATCAGAAGCATTGGGAGCTTGTTAAAGAAGATGTGTGCAATGCGATACGTGAGTTTCTTGTTGGAACGACGGCTCCGACAGGTTTTAATGACACTGTTATCATCATGATACCGAAAGTAAGCTCTCCGGAGCTTCTCTCGCAGTTCCGACCTATTAGTCTTTGTAATGTTCTCTACAAAATCGCCGCGAAAGCACTGGCTAACCGGCTCAAGGTGGTACTGCCTTTTATGATCTCCGAAGAACAGAGCGCTTTTGTTCCTGGAAGGCTAATAACTGATAGTGTTTTGGTGGCATATGAGTGTGTACATGCAAtaaggaagaggaagaggaggaaacCTTTGTGTGCGGTGAAGCTCGATTTGATGAAAGCCTACGATAGGGTGGAATGGGATTTCCTTGAACAAATCTTGCTGAAGTTTGGCTTCTCCAGTCACTGGACGGAGATGGTCATGAGATGTGTCAAATCAGCTACTTTCTATGTGAAGCTGAATGGGGGTTTCTCTACCAGGTTTATACCCTCGCGTGGGCTTAGGCAGGGAGACCCCCTCTCACCATATCTCTTCCTCTTCTGTGTAGAGGGTTTTTCTGCGATGTTGAAGAATGCACAACGGGAAAATCGGCTCAAGGGAGTATCTTTTGGGTCACAGGGGCCTACGGTTACCCATCTCTTGTTCGCCGACGATAGTGTGGTTTTCCTGGAGGGGTCCCGAGAAAATTTTGAGGTTCTCCGCGACATATTGCATGATTACGAGGTGGCTTCAGGTCAGAAAGTTAATCTTCAAAAATCAGCAATATTTTTTGGCAAGGGCTGCTCCGATGAAGTGAAGGCAGAGGTGCAACAGGTCAGCGGCATTGCAATGGAAGCCCTAGGAGAAAGGTATCTTGGGCTCCCCACAGTTGTAGGGAAATCGAAGGACGGTACTTTCAAGTATGTAGAAGAAAGTGCGAGAGGGAAAGTGTCCAGTTGGAAAGGACAAGGGCTGTCCAAGACGGCTAGAGAGGTGCTTGTAAAGTCGGGACTCCAGTCTACCCCAGCTTTTACCATGAGCTGTTTTCAACTCACAAAGAAAATGTGCGGGAATTTGTCATCTATCTCCTCGAACTTCTGGTGGGGTGAAGCGAATGGTCAAAAAAGGGTACACTGGACTGCATGGGAGAAAATTTGCATGAGGAAGCATGAGGGTGGGCTAGGGTTTCAGGATCCGGAGGCTTTCAACCAAGCCATGCTTGCAAgacaagcttggagaatactccAGGTTCCGGACTCGTTATATGCTCAAGTGTTAAAGGCTCGATATTTCATTGAGGGGTCCATTCTAAATGCAACATGCCCGGAGGGGGGCTCTTTCACCTTCAGAAGTATTCTTCACGGAAGGGACCTTTTGCTCGATGGTCTTATTTGGAGAATAGGAGACGGGACAGCTATCAAGGTTCACCATGACAACTGGATTCCTAGGAAGGGAAGTCTAAGGCCACTGGGTCAAAGATATATACATGGAATAACGAGAGTGTGTGACCTGCTTAATGAGCAAAGGAGTGCTTGGGATCAAGATAAGGTGCGTGCCATGTTCTCATCTGATGAGGCTGAGGAGATCTTGCATAACCCGGTGGGAGGGCCAACAATGCAGGACTACTTGGCATGGAACTACACAAAAAATGGTGTGTTCTCAGTACGCTCGGCGTATCATCTGCGGATGGCGCAGGAAAGCCTCAAAGCTGGCCAGCCGGAATCTTCGTCAACGGTGGCTGATCACAAGGCGTGGCTCAGCTTGTGGGATACTGTAGCGCCGGGAAAGGTTAAAACTCACATGTGGCGCTTGATACGAAATGGTCTGGTGGTAGGCACGGAGCTTAAGCGGAGGAAGATTAAAGAGGGAGTGTTCTGCGTGGCTTGTGGCAGGGAGGAAACGAACTATCACAGGTTTTGGGACTGCTTTCATTCAAGATTGTTCTGGAAGATAATGCGTTCGGAGTTGGGGGTGCCGGTGGCGATCCCACCGGAGTCGGTCAGCCCCCAGAATGCATTAGCGAGATGGCTACTATCTTGGCTTGCGGACGCATCGGATGATGAAAGGGCGGTCATGGTCCAAGGAACCTATGCGCTGTGGCTGGCTCGTAATAACGCCAGAGAAGGGCAGAGAATAGAAGATGCTGATGGCATTGCGAGAAGGGTTTTTGCTTTAATGTGTGAGTGGCAAGCTATCCATGGAAAGAAGAGCAAGCTCGATAATCCAGCCCCTAGGGAGAAGTGGTGCCCACCAGAGGATGAGTGGGTGAAAGCAAACGTAGATGGGGCGATGTCCAAGGTTGGCGACAGGGGAGGAGTAGGTATCGTGCTCAGAAACCAGGAGGGGGCGTTCCTAGGAGGAGCTTGTCATGCTTTCAGGCAATGCAAAGAACCGGCAATGGTGGAGCTATTAGCCTGCAGAAGAGCAGTACAACTCGCGCAGAATCTGAATGTTCAAAACCTCCATTTAGAGATGGACTGCCGGGAGATTGTATGCAAACTGCAGAGCAAGGAGAAGGATTTATCACCGCTCGGGCCTGTTGTTGAAGAGGTCAAGCAAATGTTGGAATCAAGGGATAGATGGAAGATTACATGGGTTCGACGGTCTGCAAATAATGCAGCTCACCGGTTAGCGAGGGAGTGTGTGACGAATAATCTCTGTAAGGTGTGGATGCATGTTCCACCAGACTGTATCTTACAGGTTGTAGCGGACGAAATCCCATAAACCTCGGTGtgagtttcaaaaaaaaaaaggagAACACATCTCCCCCGGGACTCGGTCCCTTTTTTATTTCCAAA contains:
- the LOC109739320 gene encoding GTPase activating protein 1, which encodes MLGHLVGLVKVRVTRGVNLAIRDLRSSDPYVVVRMGKQKLKTRVVRKSINPEWNDELTLSIEDPTIPVKLDVFDKDTFFDDPMGNAELDIGPLVEAATMRIQLQGVADNSVVKKLVPNRQNCLAEESAIYLSEGTVKQDVVLRLRNVECGEVELQLQWIDIPGSKGASGF